Proteins encoded by one window of Triplophysa rosa linkage group LG19, Trosa_1v2, whole genome shotgun sequence:
- the clcn5a gene encoding H(+)/Cl(-) exchange transporter 5, with the protein MENTGYCGESFNSLQSGTSDEDMVEIAGATLDFSSTDDVPPLDRDCSSGASYGGLDGPNGVPKLMDLLDEPVPGVGTYEDFNTIDWVREKSKDRDRHREIATKSKESTWALMKSISDAFSGWLLMLLVGLMSGALAGGIDISAHWMTDLKEGVCLNGFWFNHEHCCWTSNETTFQERDKCPNWKSWAELIVGTNDGPFAYIMNYLMYVCWALLFSFLAVSLVRAFAPYACGSGIPEIKTILSGFIIRGYLGKWTLMIKTITLVLAVSSGLSLGKEGPLVHVACCCGNILCHLFTKYRKNEAKRREVLSAAAAVGVSVAFGAPIGGVLFSLEEVSYYFPLKTLWRSFFAALVAAFTLRSINPFGNSRLVLFYVEFHSPWHLLELIPFILLGIFGGIWGAFFIRANIAWCRRRKTTRLGHYPVLEVLVVTAITALLAFPNSYTRMSTSELISELFNDCGLLDSSQLCNYANMSVTKTNSNALPDRPAGHDVYTAIWQLSLALVFKMLITVVTFGMKVPSGLFIPSMAVGAIAGRLLGVGMEQLAYYHHDWIIFRGWCSPGADCITPGLYAMVGAAACLGGVTRMTVSLVVIMFELTGGLEYIVPLMAATMTSKWVADALGREGIYEAHIRLNGYPFLESKEEFSHKTLAMDVMRPRRCDPPLSVIVQDGMSVEEVETLIAETSYSGFPVVVSHESQRLVGFVLRRDLIISIDNARQRQEGVVSPSRIFFTEYTPPQPPNSPPPLKLRGIMDLSPFTVTDHTAMDIVVDIFRKLGLRQCLVTHNGRLLGIITKKDILKHMAQMANRDPDSILFN; encoded by the exons ATGGAAAACACAGGCTATTGTGGCGAGAGCTTCAACAGCCTGCAGAGTGGGACCAGCGATGAGGATATGGTGGAGATCGCAGGAGCAACTCTGGACTTCTCCAGCACAGATGACGTGCCACCTCTGGACCGGGACTGTTCCTCGG GTGCTTCATATGGAGGTTTAGATGGACCTAATGGGGTTCCTAAACTGATGGATTTGCTAGATGAGCCGGTGCCTGGGGTGGGCACATATGAAGACTTCAACACCATTGATTGGGTCCGGGAGAAATCCAAAGACAGGGATCGCCATCGAGAG ATTGCCACCAAGAGTAAAGAGTCTACCTGGGCTCTGATGAAAAGTATCAGCGACGCTTTCTCTGGCTGGCTACTCATGCTGCTCGTGGGACTGATGTCAG GTGCCCTGGCTGGTGGCATTGACATCTCTGCCCATTGGATGACGGATCTAAAGGAGGGTGTGTGTCTGAACGGCTTCTGGTTCAACCATGAGCACTGCTGCTGGACTTCTAATGAGACCACTTTCCAGGAGAGGGACAAGTGTCCTAATTGGAAGAGCTGGGCTGAGCTCATTGTGGGTACCAATGACGGGCCTTTCGCCTACATTATGAATTATTTGATGTACGTCTGCTGGGCTCTGCTTTTCTCTTTCCTGGCGGTGTCTTTGGTCAGGGCCTTTGCCCCCTATGCATGTGGCTCTGGGATACCTGAG ATCAAGACCATACTGAGCGGGTTTATCATCAGGGGTTATCTGGGTAAATGGACTTTAATGATCAAGACCATCACCCTGGTGCTGGCTGTGTCATCTGGTCTCAGTCTGGGAAAAGAAGGACCTCTGGTCCACGTAGCCTGTTGTTGTGGCAACATTCTGTGTCACCTGTTCACCAAGTACCGCAAGAATGAGGCAAAGAGACGAGAG GTTTTGTCTGCTGCTGCGGCTGTTGGTGTGTCCGTAGCTTTTGGTGCCCCTATCGGAGGTGTTCTCTTCAGTCTGGAAGAG GTGAGTTATTATTTCCCTCTGAAGACGCTGTGGCGGTCTTTCTTTGCTGCGTTGGTGGCTGCCTTCACCCTTCGCTCCATCAATCCGTTCGGTAACAGCAGGCTGGTGCTGTTCTATGTGGAATTCCACTCCCCGTGGCACTTGCTGGAGCTGATACCCTTCATCCTCCTGGGTATTTTTGGAGGAATCTGGGGCGCCTTTTTCATCCGAGCAAACATCGCTTGGTGCCGTCGGCGTAAGACCACGCGGCTGGGTCATTACCCTGTCCTGGAAGTGCTGGTTGTTACAGCGATCACGGCTTTGCTGGCGTTTCCCAACAGCTACACTCGCATGAGCACCAGCGAGCTGATCTCGGAGTTGTTCAATGATTGCGGCCTGTTGGATTCTTCGCAGCTCTGTAACTATGCCAACATGAGCGTTACCAAGACCAACAGCAATGCTCTGCCCGACAGGCCGGCGGGACATGACGTTTACACGGCCATATGGCAGCTGTCGCTGGCTCTGGTCTTTAAGATGCTCATCACTGTGGTGACCTTTGGCATGAAG GTGCCGTCTGGTCTCTTCATTCCTAGTATGGCAGTAGGTGCGATTGCGGGTAGGCTGCTTGGTGTGGGCATGGAGCAGTTGGCATATTACCACCATGACTGGATCATATTTAGAGGCTGGTGCTCACCTGGAGCTGACTGCATCACCCCAGGCCTCTACGCTATGGTGGGCGCTGCTGCCTGCTTGG GTGGTGTGACTCGTATGACCGTCTCTTTGGTGGTCATCATGTTTGAGCTCACGGGTGGTCTGGAATACATCGTGCCTCTAATGGCCGCCACCATGACTAGTAAATGGGTGGCAGATGCTTTGGGTAGAGAGGGTATCTACGAGGCCCACATCCGTCTCAACGGCTACCCCTTCCTGGAGTCTAAGGAGGAGTTCAGCCACAAGACTCTGGCCATGGACGTGATGCGTCCTCGACGTTGCGACCCACCGCTCTCAGTAATAGTGCAGGACGGGATGAGCGTGGAGGAAGTCGAGACACTCATTGCTGAAACGTCGTACAGCGGTTTTCCAGTGGTGGTCTCGCACGAGTCACAGAGGCTTGTGGGCTTTGTGTTGCGCAGGGATCTGATTATCTCTATTG ACAATGCTCGCCAGCGTCAGGAGGGTGTGGTTAGCCCTTCCAGAATCTTCTTCACCGAATACACACCTCCACAGCCACCCAATAGCCCTCCCCCACTGAAGCTTCGTGGCATCATGGATCTGAGCCCTTTCACCGTTACCGATCACACTGCCATGGACATCGTGGTGGACATCTTTCGGAAATTGGGACTGCGCCAGTGTCTGGTCACTCACAACGG ACGTTTACTGGGCATCATCACCAAAAAGGACATTCTGAAACATATGGCCCAGATGGCCAACCGAGATCCTGACTCTATTCTCTTCAACTGA
- the si:dkey-22f5.9 gene encoding liver-expressed antimicrobial peptide 2-like translates to MHLHRCNMAKFGFCMLLLFVVIFKVSSVPVVTTEIQTDLPKSRILHRMARMSPLWRIMGFKPYGAYCQDNIECSTGFCRNGHCSFNGNGPVYS, encoded by the exons ATGCATCTGCATCGCTGTAACATGGCAAAGTTTGGATTTTGCATGTTGCTTTTGTTCGTGGTGATATTTAAG GTATCTAGTGTGCCGGTGGTGACCACTGAGATACAAACCGATCTTCCAAAATCTCGTATACTGCATCGCATGGCACGAATGTCCCCTCTGTGGCGAATAATGGGATTCAAACCATATGGAGCTTATTGTCAGGACAATATAGAGTGTTCCACGGGATTCTGCAG GAATGGTCATTGCTCTTTCAATGGCAATGGGCCTGTATATTCTTAG